The following coding sequences are from one Pseudonocardia sp. EC080619-01 window:
- a CDS encoding TetR/AcrR family transcriptional regulator: MTTPPGNDGGRARGRYAKGERRRAQILATALEVFTEGGFHASSTKEIARRVGVTEPTLFHYFGSKQALLAAVLAARDERAGTGTGTGRLLDAVAANAAEPDLVRLHAVTSAEATDPDHAAHDWFARRYERLRAGLAEELAAAPTAGPAAAPSAGPVAGPAAGPVAGTAAGRATERAAGLGPERLARLLVAAADGLQIQWLLDRESGDPAGIDMADDLRALLDALAGPPSRR; encoded by the coding sequence GTGACGACGCCACCCGGGAACGACGGAGGGCGGGCCCGCGGGCGGTACGCCAAGGGGGAACGGCGACGCGCGCAGATCCTCGCGACCGCCCTCGAGGTGTTCACCGAGGGCGGGTTCCACGCGTCGTCGACGAAGGAGATCGCCCGCCGGGTCGGCGTCACCGAGCCGACGCTGTTCCACTACTTCGGCTCGAAGCAGGCCCTGCTGGCCGCGGTCCTCGCCGCCCGCGACGAGCGCGCCGGCACGGGGACCGGCACCGGACGGCTGCTCGACGCCGTGGCGGCGAACGCGGCCGAGCCCGATCTCGTCCGGCTGCACGCCGTCACCTCGGCCGAGGCCACCGACCCCGACCACGCCGCCCACGACTGGTTCGCGCGCCGCTACGAGCGTCTGCGGGCGGGGCTGGCCGAGGAGCTGGCCGCAGCGCCGACTGCAGGACCGGCCGCAGCGCCGAGCGCAGGGCCGGTTGCAGGACCGGCCGCAGGGCCGGTGGCAGGGACGGCCGCGGGACGCGCCACGGAGCGCGCCGCCGGACTCGGCCCGGAGCGGCTCGCGCGGCTACTGGTCGCCGCCGCCGACGGGTTGCAGATCCAGTGGCTGCTCGACCGGGAGTCCGGGGACCCGGCCGGCATCGACATGGCCGACGATCTGCGCGCCCTGCTCGACGCACTGGCCGGCCCGCCCAGCCGACGGTGA
- a CDS encoding MSMEG_0565 family glycosyltransferase codes for MRTDRLRIRLSTYSTKPRGGVVHTLALAEALAAAGHDVEVWSLARGGDTGFFRRVAPDVGVRLVPVPDVGVRLVPVPDVDGESVGARILRSIDLLADALGSAPEVDVRHAQDCLSANAEGRAHGDGSLLRTVHHLDEFTTPELAACHERAIVSPAALVCVSRAVATEVRDGWGRDATVIGNGVDAARFARAADSGAGAAWRARFGSYVLSVGGIEPRKGTGDLVEAMALLPDLRLVVGGGETLFDYRDYRAGVLARADALGVRPEILGPVDDDELPGLMAGAAAFAFPSVKEGFGLAAMEALAAGVPLVTRDLPVLREVFDGAARFAADPAGFAAALRAAVAEPDPHRERAGRELAAAHSWATAADRHLRLYEDFLGAGVPCPVR; via the coding sequence ATGCGTACCGACCGGCTCCGTATCCGGCTGTCCACCTACTCGACGAAGCCGCGCGGCGGCGTGGTCCACACCCTCGCGCTGGCCGAGGCGCTGGCGGCGGCCGGGCACGACGTCGAGGTCTGGTCGCTCGCCCGCGGCGGGGACACCGGGTTCTTCCGGCGGGTGGCCCCGGACGTCGGGGTACGGCTCGTGCCGGTCCCGGACGTCGGGGTACGGCTCGTGCCGGTCCCGGACGTCGACGGCGAGTCCGTCGGCGCCCGGATCCTCCGCTCGATCGACCTGCTGGCCGACGCGCTGGGGTCCGCGCCGGAGGTGGACGTCCGGCACGCCCAGGACTGCCTGTCCGCCAACGCCGAGGGCCGCGCGCACGGCGACGGCTCGCTGCTGCGCACGGTGCATCACCTCGACGAGTTCACGACCCCCGAGCTGGCCGCCTGCCACGAGCGGGCGATCGTCTCCCCCGCCGCGCTGGTGTGCGTGTCCCGCGCGGTCGCCACGGAGGTGCGGGACGGCTGGGGACGCGACGCCACCGTGATCGGCAACGGCGTGGACGCCGCCCGGTTCGCCCGGGCCGCGGACTCCGGCGCCGGGGCGGCCTGGCGCGCGCGGTTCGGGAGCTACGTCCTCTCGGTCGGCGGGATCGAGCCGCGCAAGGGCACCGGCGACCTCGTCGAGGCGATGGCGCTGCTCCCGGACCTGCGGCTGGTCGTCGGGGGCGGCGAGACCCTGTTCGACTACCGCGACTACCGGGCCGGCGTGCTCGCCCGCGCCGACGCGCTCGGCGTGCGGCCCGAGATCCTCGGCCCCGTCGACGACGACGAGCTCCCCGGCCTGATGGCCGGTGCCGCCGCGTTCGCGTTCCCGTCGGTGAAGGAGGGCTTCGGCCTCGCCGCGATGGAGGCGCTCGCCGCCGGGGTCCCGCTCGTGACCCGGGACCTGCCGGTGCTGCGGGAGGTCTTCGACGGCGCGGCCCGGTTCGCGGCCGACCCGGCCGGGTTCGCCGCGGCGCTGCGGGCGGCGGTCGCCGAGCCGGACCCGCACCGGGAACGGGCCGGCCGGGAGCTCGCCGCGGCCCACTCGTGGGCGACGGCCGCGGACCGGCACCTGCGCCTGTACGAGGACTTCCTCGGCGCGGGGGTGCCTTGCCCGGTCCGGTAA
- a CDS encoding carbon-nitrogen hydrolase family protein, giving the protein MSGVRVAAAAANFTRDVAFDLERIGVIIAHARDAGVSVLALPDGALGGYVHDLRNPDPTDRSVLPPELDPDGPEVRAVAEMAREMVVCLGFCEAGAAEGERYNAAVCLTGDGVLGRHRKVHQPAGVAALFAAGDGFTAFDTPAGRMGMLIDHDKTFPESARSLALDGAQLIACPSAWPTSLTNRAPRMAQDRQARLFDLYDQARAAENQVLWLSANQSGRNGSLHFLGRAKVVGPGGDVLARTWSKGGLAVADVDPDAVIGAARAVLHHLKERRPDLYRD; this is encoded by the coding sequence GTGAGCGGGGTGCGGGTCGCCGCGGCAGCCGCCAACTTCACCCGCGACGTCGCGTTCGACCTGGAGCGGATCGGCGTGATCATCGCGCACGCCCGCGACGCCGGGGTGTCGGTGCTCGCGCTGCCCGACGGCGCGCTCGGCGGCTACGTCCACGACCTGCGCAATCCCGACCCGACCGACCGGTCGGTGCTGCCCCCGGAGCTGGACCCGGACGGCCCCGAGGTGCGGGCCGTGGCGGAGATGGCCCGGGAGATGGTCGTCTGCCTCGGCTTCTGCGAGGCGGGCGCGGCGGAGGGCGAGCGCTACAACGCGGCGGTCTGCCTCACCGGCGACGGTGTGCTGGGCCGGCACCGGAAGGTGCACCAGCCCGCGGGGGTCGCCGCGCTGTTCGCCGCCGGTGACGGGTTCACCGCGTTCGACACCCCGGCCGGCCGGATGGGGATGCTGATCGACCACGACAAGACGTTCCCGGAGTCGGCCCGCTCGCTGGCCCTCGACGGCGCCCAGCTCATCGCCTGCCCGTCGGCGTGGCCGACGTCGCTGACCAACCGGGCGCCGCGGATGGCGCAGGACCGGCAGGCCCGGCTCTTCGATCTCTACGACCAGGCCAGGGCCGCCGAGAACCAGGTGCTGTGGCTGTCGGCGAACCAGAGCGGGCGCAACGGGTCGCTGCACTTCCTGGGCCGGGCGAAGGTCGTCGGGCCGGGTGGGGACGTCCTCGCCCGGACCTGGTCGAAGGGCGGTCTCGCGGTCGCCGACGTCGACCCGGACGCCGTGATCGGCGCGGCCAGGGCCGTGCTGCACCACCTGAAGGAACGCCGCCCCGACCTCTACCGCGACTGA
- a CDS encoding carbon-nitrogen hydrolase family protein, translating into MTTTTFAAAAQGFVRDLDEDFARVAATIAEARSRGADLLALPEAALGGYLSSLHGAVDDVPPQLDPDGPEIRRLVGLAGDMVVTAGFCEAGDAASAGLPYNSCVAVTGDGVLGRHRKVHQPLDENHSYAAGDRFAAFDTPVGRIGMMICYDKAFPEAARALAMDGARTVVCMSAWPASRTDRAPVLADDRWARRFDLHDRARALENQIVWVSANQAGTFGDLQLVASAKVVDPGGEVLATTGTEAGLAVASVDVDAAVEAARRFMGHLRDRRPAAYGPEPVAAGA; encoded by the coding sequence ATGACCACGACGACGTTCGCCGCCGCCGCGCAGGGCTTCGTGCGCGACCTGGACGAGGACTTCGCCCGGGTCGCGGCGACGATCGCCGAGGCCCGCTCCCGGGGCGCGGACCTGCTGGCGCTGCCCGAGGCCGCCCTGGGCGGGTACCTGTCGTCGTTGCACGGTGCCGTCGACGACGTCCCGCCGCAGCTCGACCCGGACGGGCCGGAGATCCGCAGGCTCGTCGGCCTGGCCGGGGACATGGTCGTCACCGCGGGGTTCTGCGAGGCCGGGGACGCCGCGTCCGCCGGGCTGCCGTACAACAGCTGCGTCGCCGTGACCGGCGACGGGGTGCTCGGCAGGCACCGGAAGGTGCACCAGCCGCTGGACGAGAACCACTCGTACGCCGCCGGGGACCGGTTCGCCGCGTTCGACACTCCGGTCGGGCGGATCGGCATGATGATCTGCTACGACAAGGCGTTCCCGGAGGCGGCCCGCGCCCTGGCGATGGACGGTGCGAGGACGGTGGTGTGCATGTCGGCATGGCCCGCGTCACGGACGGACCGGGCCCCGGTCCTCGCCGACGACCGCTGGGCGCGGCGGTTCGACCTGCACGACCGCGCCCGCGCGCTGGAGAACCAGATCGTGTGGGTGTCGGCGAACCAGGCCGGGACGTTCGGCGACCTGCAGCTCGTCGCGAGCGCGAAGGTCGTCGACCCGGGCGGTGAGGTGCTCGCGACGACCGGGACCGAGGCGGGGCTCGCCGTCGCGTCCGTCGACGTCGACGCCGCCGTGGAGGCCGCCCGCCGGTTCATGGGACACCTGCGCGACCGGCGTCCGGCCGCGTACGGCCCCGAACCCGTCGCCGCGGGGGCGTGA
- a CDS encoding MSMEG_0567/sll0787 family protein, giving the protein MTVQDHGPRRPVARGAAGFVTGSPRRLTPVSRWVADELLGGRPRSGAGRTATTISEARAADTGDPGVAAHRALRREVFGREQGLFPDTGTGDLDDHDADPRTVVLLAHDAAGTLLGGVRLGPADPAAPDVGWWTGSRLVVAPSARRIAGARLGAALVRAACARAESAGVLRFDADVQLPNAAMFARLGWERVGDTVTAGAPHVRMRWPITRVRALATATKAPLGALLGGLGPAGFVGDDGAPVPGTDVVACCDALVPAMVERDPEWAGWAGVLVNVNDLAAMGAAPVGLLDAVGARDASFAHRVLTGVRAAADAYGVPLLGGHTQLDVPAALSLTALGRTAHPVPAGGGRTGHTVRLTTDLGGGWRPGYHGRQWDSTTSRTRAELAATVGAIGPAARHRPAAAKDVSMAGIAGTLGMLAEASGTGAVLDVAAVPRPGGASVGDWFTCFPGFGLLTADDPGAPAIDAGPAVSAACGELVAGTGVRLRWPDGEETEAVPGGVTGMGPAAGEEIA; this is encoded by the coding sequence GTGACCGTCCAGGACCACGGCCCGCGGCGCCCGGTGGCCCGCGGCGCCGCCGGATTCGTCACCGGCTCGCCCCGCCGGCTCACCCCGGTGTCCCGGTGGGTCGCCGACGAGCTGCTCGGCGGCCGCCCGCGCAGCGGCGCCGGCCGCACCGCCACGACGATCTCCGAGGCGCGCGCCGCCGACACGGGCGACCCCGGCGTCGCCGCCCACCGGGCGCTGCGTCGCGAGGTGTTCGGCCGGGAGCAGGGCCTGTTCCCCGACACCGGGACCGGCGACCTCGACGACCACGACGCCGACCCGCGCACCGTCGTGCTCCTGGCGCACGACGCGGCCGGGACGCTGCTCGGCGGCGTCCGGCTGGGACCGGCCGACCCGGCGGCACCGGACGTCGGGTGGTGGACCGGCAGCCGGCTCGTCGTCGCGCCGTCGGCGCGGCGGATCGCCGGTGCCCGGCTCGGCGCGGCGCTGGTCCGCGCCGCGTGCGCCCGCGCCGAGTCCGCGGGGGTGCTCCGGTTCGACGCCGACGTGCAGCTCCCGAACGCCGCGATGTTCGCCCGGCTGGGCTGGGAGCGGGTCGGCGACACCGTGACCGCCGGAGCGCCGCACGTGCGGATGCGGTGGCCGATCACCCGGGTCCGCGCCCTCGCGACGGCGACGAAGGCCCCGCTCGGGGCGCTGCTCGGCGGGCTCGGCCCGGCCGGGTTCGTCGGCGACGACGGCGCTCCCGTCCCGGGCACCGACGTCGTGGCCTGCTGCGACGCGCTCGTTCCGGCGATGGTGGAGCGCGACCCGGAGTGGGCGGGCTGGGCCGGTGTCCTGGTCAACGTCAACGATCTCGCCGCGATGGGTGCCGCCCCGGTCGGGCTGCTCGACGCGGTCGGGGCGCGGGACGCGTCGTTCGCGCACCGCGTGCTGACCGGGGTGCGGGCGGCCGCCGACGCCTACGGCGTCCCGCTGCTCGGCGGGCACACCCAGCTCGACGTCCCGGCCGCGCTGTCGCTGACCGCGCTGGGCCGCACCGCCCACCCGGTCCCGGCCGGCGGCGGCCGGACCGGGCACACGGTGCGGCTGACCACCGATCTGGGCGGCGGCTGGCGGCCCGGCTACCACGGCCGCCAGTGGGACTCGACGACGTCGCGGACCCGGGCCGAGCTGGCGGCGACGGTCGGGGCGATCGGTCCCGCCGCGAGGCACCGCCCCGCCGCCGCGAAGGACGTCTCGATGGCCGGCATCGCCGGGACGCTCGGCATGCTCGCCGAGGCGTCCGGTACCGGTGCCGTGCTCGACGTCGCCGCCGTCCCCCGCCCCGGCGGCGCGAGCGTCGGCGACTGGTTCACCTGCTTCCCCGGGTTCGGCCTGCTCACGGCGGACGACCCGGGCGCCCCCGCGATCGACGCCGGGCCGGCCGTGTCGGCCGCGTGCGGCGAGCTCGTCGCGGGGACCGGGGTCCGGCTGCGCTGGCCGGACGGCGAGGAGACCGAGGCCGTGCCCGGCGGCGTCACCGGGATGGGCCCGGCCGCCGGAGAGGAGATCGCATGA
- a CDS encoding MSMEG_0568 family radical SAM protein, giving the protein MSAPSPDTTDSLVPALQVRAEMAVRGVAIDPDTSPASGSGSGSGSGSGTVTELGSVIPLRRPGGAGPSADGHVLVDGLKTTVPIVADSPYRLRDGRLVRSEPGGGVTDMGVAVDTVARPAFYDLTTADGVPYEKIARLHGNDVLASTVVQTCVRYGESDRCRFCAIEQSLRSGATTAVKTPEQLAEVAEAAVRLDGVRQMVLTTGTSNGRDRGSRHLVRCVRAIRAAVPGLPVQVQCEPPAPGDIAVITSLKEAGADAIGIHVESLDDDVRRRWMPGKATVPLSQYRAAWDEAVRVFGPDAVSTYLIVGLGEDPDELVAGAADLIARGVYPFVVPYRPIPGTLAFDDGVPGPDPALLADVTSRVAAELRASGMRGADQTAGCAACGACSALSAAGG; this is encoded by the coding sequence ATGTCCGCTCCGTCCCCCGACACCACCGACTCCCTCGTGCCGGCCCTGCAGGTCCGCGCCGAGATGGCCGTTCGCGGCGTGGCGATCGACCCCGACACCTCGCCGGCCTCCGGCTCCGGCTCCGGCTCCGGCTCCGGCTCCGGCACGGTCACCGAGCTCGGGTCCGTGATCCCGCTGCGCCGCCCCGGTGGCGCCGGCCCGTCGGCCGACGGCCACGTGCTCGTCGACGGGCTGAAGACCACCGTGCCGATCGTCGCGGACTCCCCGTACCGGCTCCGCGACGGCCGTCTGGTCCGCAGCGAGCCGGGCGGCGGCGTGACCGACATGGGCGTCGCCGTCGACACGGTCGCGCGACCGGCGTTCTACGACCTCACCACCGCCGACGGCGTGCCCTACGAGAAGATCGCCCGGCTGCACGGGAACGACGTGCTCGCCTCCACCGTCGTCCAGACCTGCGTGCGCTACGGCGAGTCGGACCGCTGCCGGTTCTGCGCGATCGAGCAGTCGCTGCGCTCCGGCGCCACCACCGCCGTGAAGACGCCCGAGCAGCTCGCCGAGGTCGCCGAGGCCGCCGTCCGGCTGGACGGGGTCCGCCAGATGGTGCTGACCACGGGCACGTCGAACGGCCGCGACCGCGGCTCCCGGCACCTGGTCCGCTGCGTGCGCGCGATCCGGGCCGCGGTGCCGGGACTGCCCGTCCAGGTGCAGTGCGAGCCACCCGCGCCCGGCGACATCGCCGTGATCACGTCGTTGAAGGAGGCCGGCGCGGACGCGATCGGCATCCACGTCGAGTCGCTCGACGACGACGTCCGCCGCCGCTGGATGCCCGGCAAGGCCACCGTGCCGCTCTCCCAGTACCGGGCCGCGTGGGACGAGGCGGTCCGGGTGTTCGGCCCGGACGCGGTGTCGACGTACCTCATCGTCGGGCTCGGCGAGGACCCGGACGAGCTCGTCGCCGGGGCCGCCGATCTGATCGCCCGCGGGGTCTACCCGTTCGTCGTCCCCTACCGCCCGATCCCGGGAACCCTCGCGTTCGACGACGGCGTGCCCGGCCCGGATCCCGCGCTGCTCGCCGACGTGACCTCCCGGGTCGCGGCCGAGCTGCGGGCGTCCGGCATGCGCGGCGCCGACCAGACCGCCGGCTGCGCGGCCTGCGGGGCGTGCAGCGCGCTGTCGGCGGCGGGGGGCTGA
- a CDS encoding MSMEG_0572/Sll0783 family nitrogen starvation response protein produces MTSAELSEIEKKSLEEIPHPSLPEGSSIYGGTKVFPDLQAEDGETYFTLVHGIAHESSVSFVAVLQATRALRKGFESAMYFYGPGSLNCLATRGFPTTGTSAFPGEHNINDQLKTFIGEGGKVYCCRFGLSLHGAREEDLIEGVIPTHPLDVQDALIHYARKGAIINSTYQL; encoded by the coding sequence ATGACCAGCGCCGAGCTGTCCGAGATCGAGAAGAAGAGCCTCGAGGAGATCCCGCACCCCTCGCTGCCCGAGGGTTCCAGCATCTACGGCGGCACCAAGGTCTTCCCCGACCTGCAGGCCGAGGACGGCGAGACCTACTTCACCCTGGTGCACGGCATCGCCCACGAGTCCTCGGTGAGCTTCGTGGCCGTCCTGCAGGCGACCCGCGCGCTGCGCAAGGGATTCGAGTCGGCGATGTACTTCTACGGCCCCGGCTCGCTGAACTGCCTGGCGACCCGCGGGTTCCCGACCACCGGGACGTCCGCCTTCCCCGGCGAGCACAACATCAACGACCAGCTCAAGACGTTCATCGGCGAGGGCGGCAAGGTCTACTGCTGCCGCTTCGGGCTGTCGCTGCACGGTGCCCGCGAGGAGGACCTCATCGAGGGCGTCATCCCGACGCACCCGCTCGACGTCCAGGACGCGCTCATCCACTACGCCCGCAAGGGCGCGATCATCAACTCGACCTACCAGCTCTGA
- a CDS encoding MSMEG_0569 family flavin-dependent oxidoreductase, which yields MTAVAQRDGRRTPPSDLDGEHWPVVVVGGGQAGLSMSRCLDVRGIDHLVLERDVVASSWKSYRWDTFSLVTPNWQCDLPDFPYAGDDPHGFMVRSEVVDYLEAYRAFVDPPLCEGVTVTRLTRDERGTFRIETSAGTCTADQVVVATGGYHTPITPPLSEPLPPSITQVQSHEYRNGGQLPPGEVLVVGSGQSGAQIAEDLHLEGRAVHLVVGHAPRVARFYRGRDVTDWLDEMGYYRMPVTRHPRREAVRAQANHYVTGRDGGRDVDLRRFAAEGMRLYGVLTDHTAGTLRFRPDLESSLDHADEVSESIKDTIDGFVESQGIDAPVEERYTPVWRPASETTELDLASTGITSVVWCIGFRQDYSWVDVPVFTGRGAPVHQRGTTGTPGLFFLGLPWQWTWGSGRFSGVGADADFLAERIRSQRGLTSTGGRGDVCNVLALGS from the coding sequence ATGACCGCGGTGGCACAGCGCGACGGGCGACGCACACCGCCGTCCGACCTGGACGGCGAGCACTGGCCGGTGGTCGTCGTCGGCGGCGGGCAGGCCGGGCTGTCGATGAGCCGGTGCCTGGACGTGCGGGGGATCGACCACCTCGTCCTGGAGCGCGACGTCGTCGCCTCGTCCTGGAAGTCCTACCGGTGGGACACGTTCAGCCTGGTCACGCCGAACTGGCAGTGCGACCTGCCGGACTTCCCCTACGCCGGTGACGACCCGCACGGGTTCATGGTCCGCAGCGAGGTCGTCGACTACCTGGAGGCCTACCGGGCCTTCGTCGACCCGCCGCTGTGCGAGGGCGTCACCGTCACCCGGCTGACCCGCGACGAGCGCGGCACCTTCCGGATCGAGACCTCGGCCGGGACCTGCACGGCCGACCAGGTCGTCGTCGCCACCGGCGGTTACCACACACCGATCACTCCGCCGCTGTCCGAGCCGCTGCCGCCGTCGATCACCCAGGTGCAGTCGCACGAGTACCGCAACGGTGGGCAGCTGCCGCCGGGCGAGGTGCTGGTCGTGGGGTCCGGGCAGTCCGGGGCCCAGATCGCCGAGGACCTGCACCTGGAGGGCAGGGCGGTGCACCTCGTCGTCGGGCACGCGCCCCGGGTGGCGCGGTTCTACCGGGGCCGTGACGTCACCGACTGGCTCGACGAGATGGGCTACTACCGGATGCCCGTCACCCGGCACCCGCGCCGGGAGGCCGTCCGCGCGCAGGCCAACCACTACGTGACCGGCCGCGACGGCGGCCGCGACGTCGACCTGCGCCGGTTCGCCGCCGAGGGCATGCGGCTCTACGGCGTGCTCACCGACCACACCGCGGGCACCCTGCGGTTCCGGCCCGACCTGGAGTCGTCCCTGGACCACGCCGACGAGGTCAGCGAGTCCATCAAGGACACCATCGACGGCTTCGTGGAGTCCCAGGGGATCGACGCGCCGGTGGAGGAGCGCTACACCCCGGTGTGGCGCCCGGCGTCCGAGACGACCGAGCTGGACCTGGCCTCGACCGGGATCACGTCGGTCGTCTGGTGCATCGGTTTCCGGCAGGACTACTCCTGGGTCGACGTGCCCGTGTTCACCGGCCGCGGCGCGCCGGTGCACCAGCGCGGCACCACCGGCACCCCCGGGCTGTTCTTCCTCGGCCTGCCCTGGCAGTGGACATGGGGGTCCGGCCGGTTCTCCGGTGTGGGTGCCGACGCCGACTTCCTCGCCGAACGCATCCGCTCGCAGCGCGGGCTCACCTCCACCGGCGGCCGCGGCGACGTCTGCAACGTCCTGGCCCTGGGCTCCTGA
- a CDS encoding SH3-like domain-containing protein, protein MDAADLGGTDGWGPVVRPSDVEPEPPFPHPWEGRAFALTVLTMGRISGRNLDAFRYALSRLDRASYLDDGYYGRWLNAAELMLTDSAILAPGAVEARARARRGEDVSEPAVPEPARPDYAPTAPGSLREIGSPPRFAPGDPVRPLAEAPAPTAKLPRYVRGRAGVVTAVRPPHVLPDTHAVLAGEHPQHVYTVAFTARELWGDGAEDATVHADLSESHLEPR, encoded by the coding sequence GTGGACGCCGCCGACCTCGGCGGGACGGACGGGTGGGGACCGGTCGTCCGGCCGTCCGACGTCGAGCCGGAGCCGCCGTTCCCGCACCCGTGGGAGGGCCGGGCGTTCGCGCTGACCGTCCTGACCATGGGACGGATCTCCGGGCGCAACCTCGACGCGTTCCGGTACGCGCTCTCCCGCCTCGACCGGGCGTCCTACCTCGACGACGGCTACTACGGCCGCTGGCTGAACGCCGCCGAGCTCATGCTCACCGACTCCGCGATCCTGGCACCGGGAGCCGTCGAGGCCAGGGCCCGGGCGCGGCGTGGCGAGGACGTCTCCGAACCGGCGGTCCCGGAGCCCGCCCGGCCGGACTACGCGCCGACCGCGCCCGGTTCGTTGCGCGAGATCGGGTCGCCGCCGCGGTTCGCGCCGGGCGACCCGGTGCGGCCCCTGGCAGAGGCACCGGCCCCGACGGCGAAGCTGCCCCGCTACGTGCGCGGGCGGGCCGGTGTCGTCACCGCCGTCCGGCCGCCGCACGTCCTGCCCGACACCCACGCCGTCCTCGCCGGCGAGCACCCGCAGCACGTCTACACGGTCGCCTTCACCGCCCGCGAGCTGTGGGGCGACGGCGCGGAGGACGCGACCGTGCACGCCGACCTGTCCGAGTCCCACCTGGAGCCGCGATGA
- the nthA gene encoding nitrile hydratase subunit alpha — MTPDDPAPRPGPALRTEALEELLVERGLVDRAVMDGFVRTYEQDVGPLNGATVVARAWTDPDYREWLLRDGTAAIASLGFTGPQGEYMVVLEQTAEVHHVVVCTLCSCYPWPVLGLPPSWYKDPAYRARVVREPRTVLGEMGLDLPPERRIEVWDSSAEVRYLTLPRRPAGTGGLMPDELAALVTRDAMVGVAGVGAP, encoded by the coding sequence ATGACCCCCGACGACCCCGCGCCGCGCCCCGGCCCGGCGCTGCGCACCGAGGCGCTCGAGGAGCTGCTCGTCGAGCGCGGCCTGGTCGACCGGGCCGTGATGGATGGGTTCGTCCGGACCTACGAGCAGGACGTCGGCCCGCTGAACGGGGCGACGGTCGTCGCCCGTGCCTGGACCGACCCGGACTACCGGGAGTGGCTGCTGCGCGACGGCACCGCCGCGATCGCCTCGCTCGGGTTCACCGGGCCGCAGGGCGAGTACATGGTCGTGCTGGAGCAGACGGCCGAGGTGCATCACGTCGTCGTCTGCACGCTGTGCTCGTGCTACCCGTGGCCGGTGCTCGGCCTGCCGCCGAGCTGGTACAAGGACCCGGCCTACCGGGCGCGGGTGGTGCGCGAGCCGCGCACCGTGCTCGGCGAGATGGGACTCGACCTGCCGCCGGAACGACGGATCGAGGTGTGGGACTCCTCGGCCGAGGTCCGCTACCTGACCCTGCCGCGCCGTCCCGCCGGGACCGGCGGCCTCATGCCGGACGAGCTCGCGGCGCTGGTCACCCGGGACGCGATGGTGGGCGTCGCCGGGGTGGGGGCGCCGTGA
- a CDS encoding nitrile hydratase accessory protein produces MNVAAETSGPAAPPRANGELVFAEPWEGRAFGMAVALAESGRITWDAFRDRLVARIAADPAAPYYVCWLDACEDLLVGAGRIGGGEVRGRAERLAGRPAGHDHDHGAPVL; encoded by the coding sequence GTGAACGTCGCGGCCGAGACGTCCGGGCCGGCCGCGCCGCCCCGCGCGAACGGCGAGCTGGTCTTCGCCGAACCGTGGGAGGGCCGCGCGTTCGGGATGGCGGTGGCCCTCGCCGAGAGCGGCCGGATCACCTGGGACGCGTTCCGGGACCGGCTGGTCGCGCGGATCGCCGCCGACCCCGCGGCGCCGTACTACGTGTGCTGGCTCGACGCGTGCGAGGACCTCCTCGTCGGCGCGGGCCGGATCGGCGGCGGCGAGGTGCGCGGCCGCGCGGAACGGCTCGCCGGCCGGCCCGCGGGTCACGATCACGACCACGGGGCTCCCGTCCTGTGA